A genomic stretch from Echeneis naucrates chromosome 6, fEcheNa1.1, whole genome shotgun sequence includes:
- the LOC115044608 gene encoding uncharacterized protein LOC115044608, translating to MEMRDEFLVCCSFSQVLVDQVSRSRNVALDRIMTQRRRVSGAPGVVLLLQKDPPSVLGLQAPHVKQRWRRRQSVWERLGWQQVSRLSFPRPQGFWSFINKYRWRTRITSTLMRRGRLRSRLGQHHIPTKTNVQKLTAGPRQRPQLNLQMGRAAATWRRSKDNVPTKRQLDAELDEYMSLSKTRLDKELDEYMSLSRSRLDAQLDEYMSMAGQMPPQWD from the exons ATGGAGATGAGGGATGAATTTTTGGTCTGTTGCAGCTTTTCTCAGGTTCTGGTGGACCAGGTGAGCAGGTCCAGGAACGTTGCCTTAGACCGCATCATGAcccagaggaggagggtgtCTGGAGCCCCGGGGGtggtcctgctgctgcagaaggaTCCACCATCAGTGCTCGGTCTGCAG gcGCCGCATGTGAAGCAGcgctggaggaggaggcagagcgTGTGGGAGCGACTTGGCTGGCAGCAGGTGTCTCGCCTCTCTTTCCCCCGACCTCAAGGTTTCTGGAGCTTCATCaacaaatacagatggaggaCCAGGATCACCTCCACCCTGATGA GACGAGGTCGCCTGAGGAGTCGACTCGGTCAACACCACATTCCCACCAAGACTAACGTCCAGAAGCTGACTGCAG GACCACGCCAGAGACCTCAACTGAACCTGCAAATGGGCAGGGCTGCCGCCACGTGGAGGAGGAGCAAAGACAACGTTCCAACCAAGAGGCAGCTGGATGCAGAGCTGGACGAGTACATGTCCCTGTCCAAAACACGGCTGGACAAAGAGTTGGATGAATACATGTCCCTGTCCAGGAGCCGGCTGGACGCTCAGCTGGACGAGTATATGTCGATGGCTGGACAGATGCCACCACAGTGGGACTGA
- the LOC115044606 gene encoding mothers against decapentaplegic homolog 4-like isoform X4 produces the protein MSLLGSAPSSSDACLSIVHSLMCHRQGGENEGFAKRAIESLVKKLKEKKDELDSLITAVTTNGVHPSKCVTIQRTLDGRLQVAGRKGFPHVIYARLWRWPDLHKNELKHATFCRFAFDLKYDSVCVNPYHYERVTPPTGPQSLIQDCLQIDLPPHHDPYVQPRAVSVYPSMPLSPQGAVRLESRVGGNSDGLGQLPNVPPQNQGGQASPPQPKPPITPQPPPTLPQRQNLKYSSPPRTGAVLSPVSCVSSATWSGSSPAPYSPAGLQSSRSQQQPLIHHHHHAPNTHFWSQHHSTAPHPQPVSNHPGPEFWCSISYFELDVQVGEMFKVQSSCPMVTVDGYVDPSGGDRFCLGQLSNVHRTAASHRARLHIGRGVQLECRGDGDVWMRCLSDHSLFIQSFYLDRESGRTPGDGVHKIYPGAYIKVFDLRQCHRQMQQQATAVVGSIPGLNSVGGISPVCVSGVCSSCVRLRSGGG, from the exons ATGTCTTTGCTTGGCTCCGCCCCCAGCAGCAGTGATGCCTGCCTCAGCATTGTCCACAGCCTCATGTGTCACCGGCAGGGTGGGGAGAATGAGGGCTTTGCCAAGCGGGCCATTGAGAGCCTGGtgaagaagctgaaggagaagaaggatgaGCTGGACTCGCTCATCACTGCTGTCACCACCAATGGCGTCCACCCCAGCAAGTGTGTGACCATCCAGAGGACACTGGATGGGCGGCTGCAG GTAGCAGGCAGGAAGGGTTTCCCTCATGTGATCTATGCACGTCTGTGGCGTTGGCCCGACCTCCATAAGAACGAGCTCAAACACGCCACGTTCTGTCGGTTTGCCTTCGACCTGAAGTATGACAGCGTGTGTGTGAACCCATATCATTATGAGAGGGTGACTCCGCCCACAG GTCCTCAGTCTCTCATTCAGGACTGTCTGCAGATCGACCTGCCCCCCCATCATGACCCATACGTCCAGCCCCGCGCTGTCAGCGTGTATCCCAGCATGCCTCTGTCTCCCCAAG GCGCCGTGAGGCTGGAAAGCCGAGTGGGCGGAAACTCTGATGGCCTGGGTCAACTCCCGAACGTCCCCCCTCAGAACCAGGGAGGTCAGGCCTCGCCACCGCAACCCAAACCCCCCATCACCCCTCAGCCTCCTCCCACCTTGCCACAGCGGCAAAATCTCAAGTACAGCAGCCCCCCGAGGACTGGTGCAGTTCTGTCCCCCGTGTCTTGTGTGTCCTCAGCCACCTGGTCAGGTAGCAGCCCCGCCCCCTACAGCCCTGCAGGACTTCAAAGTTCACGGAGCCAGCAGCAGCCTCTAATACATCACCATCACCATGCCCCCAACACCCACTTCT GGTCTCAGCATCACAGCACCGCCCCCCACCCACAGCCAGTGTCCAACCACCCAG GTCCAGAGTTCTGGTGCTCAATCTCATACTTTGAGTTGGATGTCCAAGTCGGGGAGATGTTTAAGGTCCAGTCCAGCTGTCCTATGGTGACGGTGGATGGATATGTGGATCCTTCAGGAGGAGATCGATTTTGTCTGGGACAGCTGAGCAACGTCCACCGTACAGCTGCCAGTCACCGTGCCAG GCTCCACATTGGTCGGGGGGTCCAGCTGGAATGTCGGGGGGATGGGGACGTCTGGATGCGTTGCCTTAGCGACCACTCGTTGTTCATCCAGAGTTTCTACCTGGACAGAGAGTCTGGCAGAACACCTGGAGACGGAGTCCACAAGATCTACCCTGGAGCCTACATCAAG GTGTTTGACCTGCGTCAGTGTCACagacagatgcagcagcaggcaACTGCTGTTGTTGGTTCGATTCCTGGACTGAACAGTGTGGGAGGgatcagtcctgtgtgtgtctcag gtGTGTGTTCTTCCTGTGTGCGTCTCAGGTCTGGGGGTGGATGA
- the LOC115044606 gene encoding mothers against decapentaplegic homolog 4-like isoform X2 has protein sequence MSLLGSAPSSSDACLSIVHSLMCHRQGGENEGFAKRAIESLVKKLKEKKDELDSLITAVTTNGVHPSKCVTIQRTLDGRLQVAGRKGFPHVIYARLWRWPDLHKNELKHATFCRFAFDLKYDSVCVNPYHYERVTPPTGPQSLIQDCLQIDLPPHHDPYVQPRAVSVYPSMPLSPQGAVRLESRVGGNSDGLGQLPNVPPQNQGGQASPPQPKPPITPQPPPTLPQRQNLKYSSPPRTGAVLSPVSCVSSATWSGSSPAPYSPAGLQSSRSQQQPLIHHHHHAPNTHFWSQHHSTAPHPQPVSNHPGPEFWCSISYFELDVQVGEMFKVQSSCPMVTVDGYVDPSGGDRFCLGQLSNVHRTAASHRARLHIGRGVQLECRGDGDVWMRCLSDHSLFIQSFYLDRESGRTPGDGVHKIYPGAYIKVFDLRQCHRQMQQQATAVVGSIPGLNSVGGISPVCVSGVRYSCVFLRCVFFLCASQVWGWMTCGGCVLCV, from the exons ATGTCTTTGCTTGGCTCCGCCCCCAGCAGCAGTGATGCCTGCCTCAGCATTGTCCACAGCCTCATGTGTCACCGGCAGGGTGGGGAGAATGAGGGCTTTGCCAAGCGGGCCATTGAGAGCCTGGtgaagaagctgaaggagaagaaggatgaGCTGGACTCGCTCATCACTGCTGTCACCACCAATGGCGTCCACCCCAGCAAGTGTGTGACCATCCAGAGGACACTGGATGGGCGGCTGCAG GTAGCAGGCAGGAAGGGTTTCCCTCATGTGATCTATGCACGTCTGTGGCGTTGGCCCGACCTCCATAAGAACGAGCTCAAACACGCCACGTTCTGTCGGTTTGCCTTCGACCTGAAGTATGACAGCGTGTGTGTGAACCCATATCATTATGAGAGGGTGACTCCGCCCACAG GTCCTCAGTCTCTCATTCAGGACTGTCTGCAGATCGACCTGCCCCCCCATCATGACCCATACGTCCAGCCCCGCGCTGTCAGCGTGTATCCCAGCATGCCTCTGTCTCCCCAAG GCGCCGTGAGGCTGGAAAGCCGAGTGGGCGGAAACTCTGATGGCCTGGGTCAACTCCCGAACGTCCCCCCTCAGAACCAGGGAGGTCAGGCCTCGCCACCGCAACCCAAACCCCCCATCACCCCTCAGCCTCCTCCCACCTTGCCACAGCGGCAAAATCTCAAGTACAGCAGCCCCCCGAGGACTGGTGCAGTTCTGTCCCCCGTGTCTTGTGTGTCCTCAGCCACCTGGTCAGGTAGCAGCCCCGCCCCCTACAGCCCTGCAGGACTTCAAAGTTCACGGAGCCAGCAGCAGCCTCTAATACATCACCATCACCATGCCCCCAACACCCACTTCT GGTCTCAGCATCACAGCACCGCCCCCCACCCACAGCCAGTGTCCAACCACCCAG GTCCAGAGTTCTGGTGCTCAATCTCATACTTTGAGTTGGATGTCCAAGTCGGGGAGATGTTTAAGGTCCAGTCCAGCTGTCCTATGGTGACGGTGGATGGATATGTGGATCCTTCAGGAGGAGATCGATTTTGTCTGGGACAGCTGAGCAACGTCCACCGTACAGCTGCCAGTCACCGTGCCAG GCTCCACATTGGTCGGGGGGTCCAGCTGGAATGTCGGGGGGATGGGGACGTCTGGATGCGTTGCCTTAGCGACCACTCGTTGTTCATCCAGAGTTTCTACCTGGACAGAGAGTCTGGCAGAACACCTGGAGACGGAGTCCACAAGATCTACCCTGGAGCCTACATCAAG GTGTTTGACCTGCGTCAGTGTCACagacagatgcagcagcaggcaACTGCTGTTGTTGGTTCGATTCCTGGACTGAACAGTGTGGGAGGgatcagtcctgtgtgtgtctcaggtgtgCGTtattcctgtgtgtttctcag gtGTGTGTTCTTCCTGTGTGCGTCTCAGGTCTGGGGGTGGATGACCTGCGGAGGTTGTGTATTGTGCGTCTGA
- the LOC115044606 gene encoding mothers against decapentaplegic homolog 4-like isoform X1, whose translation MSLLGSAPSSSDACLSIVHSLMCHRQGGENEGFAKRAIESLVKKLKEKKDELDSLITAVTTNGVHPSKCVTIQRTLDGRLQVAGRKGFPHVIYARLWRWPDLHKNELKHATFCRFAFDLKYDSVCVNPYHYERVTPPTGPQSLIQDCLQIDLPPHHDPYVQPRAVSVYPSMPLSPQGAVRLESRVGGNSDGLGQLPNVPPQNQGGQASPPQPKPPITPQPPPTLPQRQNLKYSSPPRTGAVLSPVSCVSSATWSGSSPAPYSPAGLQSSRSQQQPLIHHHHHAPNTHFWSQHHSTAPHPQPVSNHPGPEFWCSISYFELDVQVGEMFKVQSSCPMVTVDGYVDPSGGDRFCLGQLSNVHRTAASHRARLHIGRGVQLECRGDGDVWMRCLSDHSLFIQSFYLDRESGRTPGDGVHKIYPGAYIKVFDLRQCHRQMQQQATAVVGSIPGLNSVGGISPVCVSGLGVDDLRRLCIVRLSFVKGWGCDYPRRSIKDTPCWLEVHLHRALQLLDQVLHTLPPQEHTL comes from the exons ATGTCTTTGCTTGGCTCCGCCCCCAGCAGCAGTGATGCCTGCCTCAGCATTGTCCACAGCCTCATGTGTCACCGGCAGGGTGGGGAGAATGAGGGCTTTGCCAAGCGGGCCATTGAGAGCCTGGtgaagaagctgaaggagaagaaggatgaGCTGGACTCGCTCATCACTGCTGTCACCACCAATGGCGTCCACCCCAGCAAGTGTGTGACCATCCAGAGGACACTGGATGGGCGGCTGCAG GTAGCAGGCAGGAAGGGTTTCCCTCATGTGATCTATGCACGTCTGTGGCGTTGGCCCGACCTCCATAAGAACGAGCTCAAACACGCCACGTTCTGTCGGTTTGCCTTCGACCTGAAGTATGACAGCGTGTGTGTGAACCCATATCATTATGAGAGGGTGACTCCGCCCACAG GTCCTCAGTCTCTCATTCAGGACTGTCTGCAGATCGACCTGCCCCCCCATCATGACCCATACGTCCAGCCCCGCGCTGTCAGCGTGTATCCCAGCATGCCTCTGTCTCCCCAAG GCGCCGTGAGGCTGGAAAGCCGAGTGGGCGGAAACTCTGATGGCCTGGGTCAACTCCCGAACGTCCCCCCTCAGAACCAGGGAGGTCAGGCCTCGCCACCGCAACCCAAACCCCCCATCACCCCTCAGCCTCCTCCCACCTTGCCACAGCGGCAAAATCTCAAGTACAGCAGCCCCCCGAGGACTGGTGCAGTTCTGTCCCCCGTGTCTTGTGTGTCCTCAGCCACCTGGTCAGGTAGCAGCCCCGCCCCCTACAGCCCTGCAGGACTTCAAAGTTCACGGAGCCAGCAGCAGCCTCTAATACATCACCATCACCATGCCCCCAACACCCACTTCT GGTCTCAGCATCACAGCACCGCCCCCCACCCACAGCCAGTGTCCAACCACCCAG GTCCAGAGTTCTGGTGCTCAATCTCATACTTTGAGTTGGATGTCCAAGTCGGGGAGATGTTTAAGGTCCAGTCCAGCTGTCCTATGGTGACGGTGGATGGATATGTGGATCCTTCAGGAGGAGATCGATTTTGTCTGGGACAGCTGAGCAACGTCCACCGTACAGCTGCCAGTCACCGTGCCAG GCTCCACATTGGTCGGGGGGTCCAGCTGGAATGTCGGGGGGATGGGGACGTCTGGATGCGTTGCCTTAGCGACCACTCGTTGTTCATCCAGAGTTTCTACCTGGACAGAGAGTCTGGCAGAACACCTGGAGACGGAGTCCACAAGATCTACCCTGGAGCCTACATCAAG GTGTTTGACCTGCGTCAGTGTCACagacagatgcagcagcaggcaACTGCTGTTGTTGGTTCGATTCCTGGACTGAACAGTGTGGGAGGgatcagtcctgtgtgtgtctcag GTCTGGGGGTGGATGACCTGCGGAGGTTGTGTATTGTGCGTCTGAGCTTCGTCAAAGGTTGGGGTTGTGACTACCCGCGGCGCAGCATCAAGGACACACCCTGTTGGTTGGAAGTTCACCTGCACCGAGCGCTGCAGTTGCTGGACCAGGTGCTGCACACATTGCCACCTCAggaacacacactctga
- the LOC115044606 gene encoding mothers against decapentaplegic homolog 4-like isoform X3, whose amino-acid sequence MSLLGSAPSSSDACLSIVHSLMCHRQGGENEGFAKRAIESLVKKLKEKKDELDSLITAVTTNGVHPSKCVTIQRTLDGRLQVAGRKGFPHVIYARLWRWPDLHKNELKHATFCRFAFDLKYDSVCVNPYHYERVTPPTGPQSLIQDCLQIDLPPHHDPYVQPRAVSVYPSMPLSPQGAVRLESRVGGNSDGLGQLPNVPPQNQGGQASPPQPKPPITPQPPPTLPQRQNLKYSSPPRTGAVLSPVSCVSSATWSGSSPAPYSPAGLQSSRSQQQPLIHHHHHAPNTHFWSQHHSTAPHPQPVSNHPGPEFWCSISYFELDVQVGEMFKVQSSCPMVTVDGYVDPSGGDRFCLGQLSNVHRTAASHRARLHIGRGVQLECRGDGDVWMRCLSDHSLFIQSFYLDRESGRTPGDGVHKIYPGAYIKVFDLRQCHRQMQQQATAVVGSIPGLNSVGGISPVCVSGVRYSCVFLRSGGG is encoded by the exons ATGTCTTTGCTTGGCTCCGCCCCCAGCAGCAGTGATGCCTGCCTCAGCATTGTCCACAGCCTCATGTGTCACCGGCAGGGTGGGGAGAATGAGGGCTTTGCCAAGCGGGCCATTGAGAGCCTGGtgaagaagctgaaggagaagaaggatgaGCTGGACTCGCTCATCACTGCTGTCACCACCAATGGCGTCCACCCCAGCAAGTGTGTGACCATCCAGAGGACACTGGATGGGCGGCTGCAG GTAGCAGGCAGGAAGGGTTTCCCTCATGTGATCTATGCACGTCTGTGGCGTTGGCCCGACCTCCATAAGAACGAGCTCAAACACGCCACGTTCTGTCGGTTTGCCTTCGACCTGAAGTATGACAGCGTGTGTGTGAACCCATATCATTATGAGAGGGTGACTCCGCCCACAG GTCCTCAGTCTCTCATTCAGGACTGTCTGCAGATCGACCTGCCCCCCCATCATGACCCATACGTCCAGCCCCGCGCTGTCAGCGTGTATCCCAGCATGCCTCTGTCTCCCCAAG GCGCCGTGAGGCTGGAAAGCCGAGTGGGCGGAAACTCTGATGGCCTGGGTCAACTCCCGAACGTCCCCCCTCAGAACCAGGGAGGTCAGGCCTCGCCACCGCAACCCAAACCCCCCATCACCCCTCAGCCTCCTCCCACCTTGCCACAGCGGCAAAATCTCAAGTACAGCAGCCCCCCGAGGACTGGTGCAGTTCTGTCCCCCGTGTCTTGTGTGTCCTCAGCCACCTGGTCAGGTAGCAGCCCCGCCCCCTACAGCCCTGCAGGACTTCAAAGTTCACGGAGCCAGCAGCAGCCTCTAATACATCACCATCACCATGCCCCCAACACCCACTTCT GGTCTCAGCATCACAGCACCGCCCCCCACCCACAGCCAGTGTCCAACCACCCAG GTCCAGAGTTCTGGTGCTCAATCTCATACTTTGAGTTGGATGTCCAAGTCGGGGAGATGTTTAAGGTCCAGTCCAGCTGTCCTATGGTGACGGTGGATGGATATGTGGATCCTTCAGGAGGAGATCGATTTTGTCTGGGACAGCTGAGCAACGTCCACCGTACAGCTGCCAGTCACCGTGCCAG GCTCCACATTGGTCGGGGGGTCCAGCTGGAATGTCGGGGGGATGGGGACGTCTGGATGCGTTGCCTTAGCGACCACTCGTTGTTCATCCAGAGTTTCTACCTGGACAGAGAGTCTGGCAGAACACCTGGAGACGGAGTCCACAAGATCTACCCTGGAGCCTACATCAAG GTGTTTGACCTGCGTCAGTGTCACagacagatgcagcagcaggcaACTGCTGTTGTTGGTTCGATTCCTGGACTGAACAGTGTGGGAGGgatcagtcctgtgtgtgtctcaggtgtgCGTtattcctgtgtgtttctcag GTCTGGGGGTGGATGA